GACCGTACTCCCCTACATGCCCATCATGTCGGCCTGCGACGGCTGGATAAAGGCCATCTCTGCCGAGAGAATGGTGAGGAACAGAACTCCGAGGGCGATGATGATCGAGACCCCCGTCTGGATGCTCTCCACCGCCGCGTCGAGGCTCAACTCGGTCTCCTGCTCGTAGTAGTCGGCCATCTGGCGGGCGCTCTCACGGACGCTGCCCGTCTCGGCCCCGCTCTTGAAGCGCGTGATGGCCATCGACGTAAACACCCCGCTGGCCTTGAGCGCCTGCACGAGGCTTGCCCCCTGCGCCGTCATCATCGGGATGGTGACGTTCCGGATGCGGTACTCCATGTACTTGTTGCCGCAGGCCTCGGCCGCGATCCGGATCACCCGTAGGTTGTCTCCGGCCCCCGAGTAGAGAATGGAAAAGACCCGACAGAAAATCTCGATGTTGATCTTGTGGAGCAGCTTCCCGATGAGCGGAACCTTGATCATGTACTTGTGCAGGTAAAACTTCCCCTGCTCCGTACGAGCCCATGCCACGAACGCCAGGAGCGGCCCCACCGTCCCCAGTGAGACCCACACCCAGTATTGGTCTAACCAGGCCGCCATGTCGAGCGAGAAGCTCGTGAGCGGCGGCATCGTCACGTCCATGCCCTCGAACAGCCCCGCCGTGGCCGGCACGATGTACCAGATGTACCAGACCATCGCCCCGATCATGGCGACCGTGGTCACCGCCGGCATGATCATGGCGCTCCGCACCCGTGAACTAAATTCGTCTTTGCGCTCCAGGAAGCGGGCCGTGGCCTCGTAGATCTCAGCCATGTTCCCGCTCTTGGAGGCGATGCCCAGCATGTACGCCGTGAACTTGCCGAGCTTGTCACGGTGCTTGTTGAACGCCTTCTCGGCGTTCATCCCGCCCTTCAGGTCGGAGTTGAGGTCGCGGATCACCTGCTGGAGGCTCTTCGACGACACATCGTTCACCAGCATCTCCAGCACCTCGTCGAACGGCAGGTTCTCCCGGAGGAGATTTGCCGCCAGCCGCACGAACATGATGAGGTCGTCCTGCGGCGGCGAGAACTCGAAGTCGAACCACTTCTTCTGCACCTTCACGACCTCCAGCCCCATGTTTTCGAGGGCCTCCTCCACCTCTTCAGGCGAGAAGGCCTTCTGCTCCCCCGTCTTCACGTTGCCGTTCGGATGGCGCACCTTGTAGTAGAAGGTGCGGCGCTTCTTCAGGTCCGACGGCTTGAACCCGTGCTCGTCCGACAGGTCCTCCACCTTCTCGCGGGCCTTGCTCTTGGAGGAGGCCATAACGGTGCCCTGGACCGACTGGCCGCCGGCCGCCACACCCTGAAACCGGTATTCGCGAGTAGCCATCAGTTTGAAAGTGGAAATTTACTCAGTCGCGACGCATCGTTTTCAGGACAACAATTGGCTCATGTAGTCTTTCATCTGTCATCCACAGGATTATACCCTACAGAGACCGTGCCGCGTTCCGTCCTCACAGACAAGTTGGGGGACTTCAGGTACCACCTTTAGTTATCGGCGCTAGGAGGAAAATCTTCAGCGCGTCCGCCCATGTTCTCATCCGCGTGAAGATCTCCCCCCTTACACTCCCACAGGGAATTACATCTTGTAACCCACTTCTTTGGGTTTTGCCAGACGCGTCGACCACACGGATGGCTCCGTGTGCTGACCAAAAAGATTCAAGAGCTGCGCCCTCTCCTACCGACTTCGACGCGCCTTCTCGATTACAGAAGAGTCGCGCACTCCAATGTACCCCTGTGTCCAGTATCGCGGAGAAAGAGTATTTCGTTCGACCGAGTTCATAAAAGCTATGCGGCGCTCTGTCACCGTAGTTAAATCGCGAAGGCTACTCCCGACCACCAGTACGGCACTCACAAGGAGAGCACAGAAAATCGCGTGAGCACGAAAAGAGCAGGCGTCATTAGAAAGGTTTCTTGAGAACTGGTATCGCCCCCACACCCATCCCCCTACTAGAGCAAGAAGCACTTGACTCAATGGGGCCAGTATGAGACCGCTTACCATCGAATGCGCCACTCCAGCCAATACAGCCGCCGCAAAACTCACCTGTATACAGCTCGATGTCTTCCCATTGCACTCAATGATGCTCCTCTCTTGCAGTAGCCAAGACCAAATTCCCCAGATGGTGAGACTGGCCATGATGATGGTAGACGGGATGCCCCACTCTCCCAGCCACTGCATGACCGCATTGTGCGGACTCGCCCCGGTCGCATAGTGATACGGAGGCCAGGCAAAGTGCATTGGTCCAGCTCCCAGAAAGGGGTGCGCCCAGGCCATTTCCAAGCATGTTCGCCAATATTGGAGACGTTGGGAATTATGACTCACATCAGTGAACCTATCAGCTACCGGAGGAACCGAATCGGCAGAAAACAAGAGGTAGTATAACCCAAGCCCCAGAACCAGCCCCACTCCCTGAATAAGGATCCATTTTTTAGCCCCAGAACGGAAGAGAATGCCTACTCCTACCGCAGCAGTGGTCATTGCCAGAAGGGTTCCACGGACATCGGATGCGAAAATCAATGCCCACCACAGTATCACCAGCGCAAATATCGCCGCTTTGCTGAATCGCCATCGTCCGAAATAACCTAACGCTCCACTCGCAAGGAGTGGAAGAGTCAGTGTCTGATACTGATTAAAGATGCGGACATTGGCGAAATTAGTTGGCCCGTCCGGCCAGGGATTAGCATTGGAGACGATCAGGTACTTAGCGTACCCGGCGGAGAAGTATACAGCGTACATCATCGCACTGACGACTACAGTACCCAGAATCATTTTCTCGGCTCGTTCGGGTGCTCGTCGCACGACTGATGCGATTACTCCTGCCAGAATGAACAGGAGGAGATAGTGCCCCATTTCCAGAAAGGCATGAAACGGGGAGGGCGCCAGCGTAGACGATGCTACGCCCAAGCTGAAGACAATGCCCAATCCCCACCGGGAGGACAGCGGTAAACGACGGAGGTTAGAAAGCCAGTCACGGCGATGTTTCTGAGATAAGATTAGCACACTGCCAATGATGACAAGGAGACTGACTTGAAGAGCTCTTTTCTCGTTGAAGGGACCCACAAACGGAAGTAGCGAGAGGCTCGGTACTAATATGATATATACTCCAGAGGCCCAAGTAAGACCCGATAAAGCCCAACCACCTACACGCTTCATATTTTTAATTTCATATATAATACCACTTACGCCTTATTGAATCTACGAACGATCTTGATTTTACTATTTAACCGACATATCCTTTCATAATCGACTCATGGGATATGGTTACCTTAAATATAGGAGTAGATATACGTAAGGGACGACTCCTTCCGTCATCGAAGGAATCGTCCCTTACATGATCTCTCCTGCTAAATTCCCTCTTCTAGCCCCAAGGGATGTGTAGTCGTGACATGCACTCAGTTACAGAGAACTCACACTACCTGCACTATAGCTAGAGCCAAAGTCTGTAGTCACCTCATCAGAAGAGGCGTTATACTTAACTTGTACTCCTTGTGGTGCGTCATCGCTGGAGCACTGTATCGTCGCACTTGGCGAGCTGTACCCTATCACGCAAGTCGCTCCAGGACCAGCTCCCTGTGCTTTGAACGGATTGTTTTCCAATCCAATCGCTCTGGCAATGGTGGTGGCACCATTATCAATTCCGCTACCATCATTAAGATCAACTCCGCCCAACTGCGTTGGTTTGCCCTGAAGACCTTTGATGTCCGAGGCAATCGAAGTACCCCGCTGCACGAGGGCATCCTGCGAGGCTTGCGCCTGGTTTTCGCTGAAGGCCTGAATACCGGCCACGGTGGCCAGGCCGACGATGACGGTACTCAAAACGAGAAGTAAAAGCTGCTGCTGTCCCATGGTATTGAGTGATTGTGGTTGAAAGTAGAGGGTCGCATGTCGCGGAACGTGCGCCGCGGAGACCGTCTTCCGATGCCCGAAAGCCCGTCTCCACGGCCGTGCTCAATGTCTGCCGTGTCTTCGCCTATTATATTGAGCATGAACTGTGCCAATTGACCACAGATGTCCAAACTCATGTTCTTAAAGATAACAATTCTCTGCTCCTAACCACTCTTCAGCCTATCTGGTGGGGCGATCCGCCCTCCTGCTGGGACTTGAGCGAGATCCAGCCTTTCATTTGTATCCGCCGCCGGTACGATATGTAATCGGCCCGGTAGCATTCTCGCCCCTGTGCGGGGGCCGACACGCCTTCGGTCGCAGTCCCGGCTGCTTTTCGTCACAAGCGCCCTTTTTATCGGCGCATTTTACTTGCAATAACAGACATTAAGGGCGCCAGACTAGGACGTCTCTGACGCCTGCCTCGGCTGGAGAGAGCTTTCCGCTCCAGGCGGCTCCCGTCAGCCAACCTTCGGCCTGGATTTCCGTAGGGACTGTGCATGATTCTCAAGTGTCTCCCATTCCATCAATGCCGACCTCCCCGACCGCCTCTTCTCCATCCGTTGCCTACACCGACGTGGCCGCCGCGGCCCGGCGCCTCGACGACGTGGTGCACCGGACGCCCGTCATGACCTCCCGTACCGTCGACGCTCGGGTGAACGCCGAGGTCGCCTTCAAGTGCGAGAATTTTCAGCGCACTGGTGCCTTCAAGATTCGCGGGGGCTACAACGCCGTGTCCCAGTTGCCGCCGGCGGCCAAGGAGCAGGGCGTCGTCACCTACTCCTCCGGCAACCACGCCCAGGCCGTGGCGCTGGCGGGCCACGAGCTCGGGGTCGACGCGACGATTATCATGCCGGAGACCGCGCCGCAGGTAAAGCTCGACGCGACCCGTGGGTACGGCGCGGAGGTCGTGGAGTACGACCCGAACGAGACGGTCCGCGAAGAACTGGGACGGCGCCTCGCGGAGGAACAGGGGCTGACGCTCGTGCCCCCGTACGACCATCCGGACGTGGTGGCGGGGCAGGGCACTGTGGGCAACGAGCTGTTCGATCAGGTGGGGGCCCTCGACGTCCTCCTCGTGTGCTGTGGTGGCGGTGGGCTCCTGTCCGGCTGCGCCCTAGCCGCGCGGCACCACGCCCCCGACTGCACCGTCATCGGCGTGGAGCCGGAAGCCGGCGACGACGCGACGCGGTCGTTCCACACCGGCGAACTGCAGACGGTTCAGAACCCCGACACAGTGG
This is a stretch of genomic DNA from Salinibacter grassmerensis. It encodes these proteins:
- a CDS encoding type II secretion system F family protein — encoded protein: MATREYRFQGVAAGGQSVQGTVMASSKSKAREKVEDLSDEHGFKPSDLKKRRTFYYKVRHPNGNVKTGEQKAFSPEEVEEALENMGLEVVKVQKKWFDFEFSPPQDDLIMFVRLAANLLRENLPFDEVLEMLVNDVSSKSLQQVIRDLNSDLKGGMNAEKAFNKHRDKLGKFTAYMLGIASKSGNMAEIYEATARFLERKDEFSSRVRSAMIMPAVTTVAMIGAMVWYIWYIVPATAGLFEGMDVTMPPLTSFSLDMAAWLDQYWVWVSLGTVGPLLAFVAWARTEQGKFYLHKYMIKVPLIGKLLHKINIEIFCRVFSILYSGAGDNLRVIRIAAEACGNKYMEYRIRNVTIPMMTAQGASLVQALKASGVFTSMAITRFKSGAETGSVRESARQMADYYEQETELSLDAAVESIQTGVSIIIALGVLFLTILSAEMAFIQPSQADMMGM
- a CDS encoding O-antigen ligase family protein; this translates as MKRVGGWALSGLTWASGVYIILVPSLSLLPFVGPFNEKRALQVSLLVIIGSVLILSQKHRRDWLSNLRRLPLSSRWGLGIVFSLGVASSTLAPSPFHAFLEMGHYLLLFILAGVIASVVRRAPERAEKMILGTVVVSAMMYAVYFSAGYAKYLIVSNANPWPDGPTNFANVRIFNQYQTLTLPLLASGALGYFGRWRFSKAAIFALVILWWALIFASDVRGTLLAMTTAAVGVGILFRSGAKKWILIQGVGLVLGLGLYYLLFSADSVPPVADRFTDVSHNSQRLQYWRTCLEMAWAHPFLGAGPMHFAWPPYHYATGASPHNAVMQWLGEWGIPSTIIMASLTIWGIWSWLLQERSIIECNGKTSSCIQVSFAAAVLAGVAHSMVSGLILAPLSQVLLALVGGWVWGRYQFSRNLSNDACSFRAHAIFCALLVSAVLVVGSSLRDLTTVTERRIAFMNSVERNTLSPRYWTQGYIGVRDSSVIEKARRSR
- a CDS encoding threo-3-hydroxy-L-aspartate ammonia-lyase, producing MPTSPTASSPSVAYTDVAAAARRLDDVVHRTPVMTSRTVDARVNAEVAFKCENFQRTGAFKIRGGYNAVSQLPPAAKEQGVVTYSSGNHAQAVALAGHELGVDATIIMPETAPQVKLDATRGYGAEVVEYDPNETVREELGRRLAEEQGLTLVPPYDHPDVVAGQGTVGNELFDQVGALDVLLVCCGGGGLLSGCALAARHHAPDCTVIGVEPEAGDDATRSFHTGELQTVQNPDTVADGARTPYLGDVTFPLVLEHADDMVTVSDAALVRAMHLLWERMKMVVEPTGALGAAALLDGVVPGNDQQIGVVVSGGNVDLARANTLFERYDLE